Within Runella rosea, the genomic segment TTACGCCGCGTGCCGATGTGCTACGGCCCTTGCAAAAAGGAGGGTATGTATTGGTATTTCGACACGCTGCGGCGGATGTTGGGTCTGACCAAACCAACTCCACAGTGGCGAATTGGTGGAAATCTTGTGATTCAAAACTGGCTCGTCAACTCAACGAGTTGGGCAAAAAAGAGGCGGAAGCTACGGGTAAAGCATTGAAAAATCTTGAAATACCCGTTAGCAGGGTGTTTTCTAGCGAGTTTTGCCGGTGCTTTACCACTGCCGACTTGATGGGCCTAGGGGTGCCCACGCAGCAAACCAAAGAGTTGACCTATTATGTATATGATGAAGCGAAGCGGTATGAAAATATGATAAAACTGGTTGACAGTCAGTCCATAGATGCTAATAATGCGGTGTTGGTAGGGCATACAGGATTTACGGGGATATTGCCATCGCCCGCGCCGCTGGCAGATCTTAACTGGGGCGATGCGGCCGTATTTCAATTAGTTTCTGGTCAGCCGGCACGTTTTATTGCCAAGATAAAAGTAGCGGAGTGGACCGAATTAGCGCCATAATGATTTTACACTTGCTCGGCTCATTGACCGCTAACCTCTGTAATCTCACCCCTCCTAACGAATGAAATATCGCTACCGTGCCTTAGCTTTTTTGTTTGCACTTTCGATTATTACCTTTCTTGACCGCGTTTGTATGAACGTGGTCAGTAAGTACGTAAAAGCTGATTTAGGCTTAAACAATGAAGAATTTGGCTGGATTTTGGGCGCATTTTCGTTGGCTTATGCTTTGTTTGAAATCCCGACGGGGGCCATGGGTGATTCCATCGGCCCCCGTCGCGTGTTGACTCGGGTGGTGTTGTGGTGGTCGGGTTTTACGGCCCTGACAGGCACCGCTTTCAGTTTTATTTACCTGCTCGTGGTGCGCTTTTTGTTTGGCGTGGGCGAAGCTGGGGCATATCCCAACGCTACGATTGCCATTTCGCGGTGGTTTCCCGCCGTTGAAATCGGTCGCGCACAATCGGTGATTTGGGCGGCTGGGCGCATCGGTGGAGCGCTGACGCCATTGTTGGTGATTCCGCTCGTTCATGCAGTGGGCTGGCGCTGGTCGTTTGTGGTGTTGGGAGTTGTAGGTGCGGTTTGGGCGTTGGCTTGGTACGCTTGGTTTCGCGACGAACCTGCCGAGAAAGAAGGCATTTCGGCGGAAGAAGTAGAAGAAATTGAGACTGGCCGTAATATCAAACGCGCCGACCACGCCATTCCGTGGAAAACCATCATTCTCAATCCGGATATTTGGGCGCTGATGCTCATGTGTCATTTGTTTTTTTACGGTGCGTATTTCTTCACCAATTGGTCGTCTACTTATTTTCAGGAAGGGCGCGGCATGACCGAAGACCAATCCAAGAATTTTATTTCACTGTCGTACTTTTTGGGGGCCATTGGTTGCGTAGCGGGGGGATTGATGAGCGATTTTTTAACCAAAAAATACGGACTAAAAATCGGGCGCCGTGCCGTTGCCATCACGGGTTTGGGCTTGTCAAGTATTTTCTTTCTGGCGGCTGGGCTTACACCGGATAATCAATTGGCGGGTTATTTATTGGCCATTTGTGTATTGACCAAAGATTTGGCGTTGCCTGTTTCCTTCGCGGTCTGTGTCGATATTGGCAAACGTAATGCAGGAACGGTAGCGGGTTCGATGAACTTTGCGGGGCAAATGGGCGGTTTTTTCATCACCATTATTTTTGGCTCGGTGGTAGAAAGCACCAAAAACTTCAATATTCCATTGTACCTGATTTCGGGATGTCTGTTTGTTGCCGCGTTGTTGTGGTTCAAAATTGACCCAACCAAGACGGTGGATTTAAAAAAAGCGTGATAATCATTTTATTATGAAAAAAATACTGCTGTTAACGCACATTTTAGCAAACTGCGTTCTGTTATGCTTTGCTCAAAAAAGACCCGTTGATGTACTGATTAAATCGGGTAACCTGATTGAAGTTCAGACGGGCAAACTCCTTACCAAGAAAATCATTGTGGTGAAAGGCAAGGAAATCGTAGGGGTTTTTGATGAAGCACAGGCCAAGAATTTTCAGGCGAAAAAGGTAATTGATGCCACGGGCAAGTTCATTATTCCAGGTCTTTGGGACATGCATGTGCATTTTGGAGGAGGGGATACGCTCATTCAAGAAAATAAAAACTTGTTACCTCTGTACGTAGCACACGGCATTACGGCGGTGCGAGATGCCGCAGCCGATTTGAGCCCGAGTGTTTTGCAATGGCGCAAAGAAATTGCCGATGGTACGCTTTTCGGCCCCACATTGTTTACTTCTGGACCGAAGTTGGAAGGCTATAAGTCGACGTGGATTGGCGACATTGAAGTCAGTAGCAAAGAGGAAGTGAATAAAAGTCTGGATTCGCTGCAAAAAATGAAAGTGAATTTTATCAAAATCACTGACAACGCCATCAAGCCCGAGATTTACCTCTATATTTTGGCCGAAGCCAAAAAAAGAGGCATTAAAACCTCTGGTCACGTACCATTTGCGTTGACGATGGACGAAGTGTCGGCGGCAGGGTTAGGCTCGGTAGAACACATGAGTTACGTTTTGAAGGCAGGCTCCACGCGCGACAAAGAGATTTCGGAAAAAGTAATGGCGGGAAAATTGGCTTACCGCGTGGCGCTTCCGATGGCTTTACAGAGCTTTGACGAAAATACCGCCATGGAGGTATATCGACGCATGGCCAAAAACGGCACTGCTGTGGTTCCTACCCTGAGTATTAGTCAAAGCACCGCGTTTCTGGACCAAGATAATCACCAAAACGATGCGTATCTGCAATACATTGGCAAAGGACTCAAGAAAACCTACGAGTGGCGCGTCACGCGGGCGGCACAGGATAGCCCCGATGCCATTACGGAGCGTCATGAGATATATTTTAAAACGACTTCTTTGTTGCCTTTGCTCCTGAAAGCAGGCGTGACCATTATTGCGGGCACAGATGCGGGTTTTCTGAATTCGTACGTGTATCCGGGATTGGGATTGCACAAAGAACTGGAGCATTATGTCAAAGCGGGCTTGACACCGTTGCAGGCGTTGCAATCGGCGATTATACCAGGTCCTACATTTTTGAACAAACCAGAGTACGGGAATATTGCGGCAGGAAAAAGTGCTGATATTGTGTTGTTGAATCAAAACCCTTTGGAGAAAATCGAAGCAACTCAGGCGATTAACACGGTGATTCTGCGGGGAGAAGTGTATGACCGCAACGCGCTTGATGCCATTTTGGATGAAGTAAAAAAGAGGGCAAAATAAACTCCCCCAAAAATCGGTACGTATAATAAATCAAGCGTGTTTATGACGCACAAAAAGCCGCCGGTTGGTTCAGCCTGCGGCTTTTTGTTGTACTTTTAAGTGTTACTTACAGCACGCTTATGAACACAGAAATTCTCTCTCGCATACAGTTTGCTTTCACCATTGCTTTCCATTATATCTACCCTCCGCTGAGCATTGGTTTAGGTGTTGTTCTGGTCATTATGGAAGGAATGTACCTCCGCACTGGCAAACAAATCTACGAACAAATGACCCGCTTCTGGATTAAGATTTTTGCCTTGATTTTCGGAATCGGTGTCGCCACGGGCATCGTCATGGAATTTGAATTCGGCACCAATTGGGCCGTGTATTCACGCTACGTTGGTGATATATTCGGTAGCGCGTTGGCGGCCGAAGGGATTTTTGCCTTTGCGCTCGAATCGGGTTTTTTAGGAATTCTGCTTTTCGGTTGGAATCGTGTAAGCCCAAGGGTGCATTTTTTTTCAACAATTATGGTGGCTTTAGGGTCAATGTTTTCGGCTATTTGGATTGTGGTGGCCAACTCTTGGCAACAAACGCCGGCAGGGTATCGTATCGAAGGAGAGGGCATGAAAGCGCGGGCCGTCATCACGGATTTTTGGGAAATGGTCTTCAATCCTTCCAGCGTAGACCGCCTTTCGCACGTTATTATCGGCTCTTTTTTGGCGGGTTCGTTTTTGGTTTTGAGTGTCAACGCGTATTATATTTTACGAAAACGCCACCTCGAAATTGCCAAAGCAGGGTTTAAAATCGCCCTGACGGTGGCCACCGTTGCTTCGTTGATGCAATTGTTTACGGGCCACCGCTCGGCCGACGGTGTGGCCAAACACCAACCTGCAAAACTGGCTGCTTTTGAAGGACATTATGATTCATCGGCCGTGGCAGATATGTACCTGATGGGCTGGACCAACGCCGACAAACGAGAAATAACGGGTTTAAAAATCCCTGGAGGTTTGTCTTTTCTGCTTCATCAAGATTTTACAACGCCCGTAAAAGGATTAGACGCTTTTCCCAAAGAGGACCGCCCTTCCTCCCGCGCGGTTAATGTCGTTTTTCAGACCTATCACTTGATGGTTGCCATCGGAATGGCATTGATTGGTCTTTCAGTATTGGCGGTTTTTTTATGGTGGAAGGGGAAATTGTTCGAACAAAAATGGCTGCTTCAGATATTTGCATGGTCGGTGCTGTTGCCCCAAATCGCTAATCAGGTCGGTTGGTATTCGGCCGAAATCGGGCGGCAACCGTGGGTGGTGTACGGTTTGTTGCGTACGTCAGATGCGCTGTCGCAGTCCCTCAAAACGGAGCAGGTGTTGTTCTCTTTGATTATGTTTACCTTGGTTTACACGCTTTTGTTTGTCTTGTTTTTGTATTTATTGAACAAAAAAATTAAGCACGGCCCCGTCGATACTCACTCCGAAGCTATACCTGATTCTTCCAAACGTGATAACCCGATTTTAAACTGATGGAAACAATACTCGGTCTTGATTTGCCCACTTGGTGGTTTTTGGTCATCGGTGCGGTGTTTAGCGGTTACGCTATTCTGGATGGTTTTGACCTCGGGGCGGGGGCTTTGCACCTGTTTTTTAAGAAAGAAGAAAGTCGACGCATCGCGCTCAATGCCATCGGGCCCGTGTGGGATGGCAACGAAGTGTGGTTGGTGATCGGCGGTGGAGCGCTTTTTGCGGGCTTTCCGGTAGTTTACGCCACCATCTTGTCGGCGCTGTACGAACTGTTTATGGTGTTTTTGGTAATGCTTATTTTCAGGGCTATTTCCATTGAATTTCGTTCCAAAGAGCCTATGCACTGGTGGCGTAGGCTTTGGGATGTATCCTATAGTATATCCAGCATTCTGTTGGCGCTGGCGTTGGGATTAGTCTTGGGAAATGTGATTCAGGGAATTGCGATTGACCAAAACTACGCTTACCAAGGCACTTTACTCGATTTGTTTAATCCGTATGCGTTGTTGGTGGCGGTCACGACGCTGGCGTTGTTTATGATGCACGGAGCCATTTATTTGGTAATGAAAACCGAGAATCGCTTGTACGCCAAACTCACGATTTTGGTCAAAAATACCACCATTTTCTTCGTGCTGATGTTTGCCATTACATCGTTGGCTACGTTGCTGTACATTCCACACATGATTACGCGCTACAAAGAAGTGCCTTATATGTTTGCCTTTCCGGTGTTGGCAATTTTGGCAGTGGCCAACATTACCCGCCAGATTGCTTACCGGAAGTACTTTTTTGCCTTTCTTTCGTCGGCATTTGTGACGGCTATGCTGATAATTTTGGTGGCGGTTGGACTTTTTCCAAATATCATTTTGTCGACGATTGACCCCGACCTGCACATTACGGTTTATAATGGTTCGTCTACCGAAAAATCCCTTAAAATCATGCTCACCTTTGCGGCCATTGGGGTACCGTTGGTGGGTGTTTATACTTCGTTTGTGTTTTGGACCTTTCGAGGTAAAGTAAAACTGGATGAGACAAGTTATTGAAAATCAAAAGGCTATGGAGTTGTTGCCAATAAAAAAAACGAAAGAAGAAAATCAAGACTTCTCAGACCATCCTGACTGTGGGGAGACCATTGAGTTCACAATCGATTTCTTTAACCGAATCGGCTATACACCTCCTTGGATTGGCTATTATGCCCAACAAGATGGGAAATTGGTAGGGAGTTGTGCCTTTAAAGGTGCTCCGAAAAATGGTAAAGTAGAAATTGCCTATGGAACATTCCTTTCCTACCAAAAACAAGGCTTTGCTTCTGAAATGTGCCGACAATTGGTGCTGATTTCACTTCAAACAAACCCGTCGGTTATTGTTACAGCCCGAACATTGCCTGAAGAAAATTTTTCAACGAAAGTGTTACGGAAAAACGGTTTTAGATGTCTTGGTACGGTGTGGGATGAAGAGGATGGCGAGGTATGGGAATGGGAATACCAGGTCGTCTGACCATCTCATCACTAAAGTTTTTGTCTGTAAATGCCAACGGCTAACCCGCTATTTGCTACGTTTTAATTCATAATTCTTCCTCTTTAATTTGAAGTTTTTGTGGTGGATTTTAAGTGGTTTTATGTTTGAAGAAACATTTCTTTAAACTCAACATAACGCCATGAAAGCTACTACTATTCTTACAGTTTGTTTGCTGCTGTTTATCGGCTCAGTATTTGCTCAATCAATTACCATCGATCCCGCTGCACTGGATTTGCCCCGAGTAACCTCACTTCCAAGTTGCTCGGCGTCGACCAAAGGAAGAATGGTTTACAACACCACCGACAATAAAATGTATTATTGCAATGGAACCGCTTGGATAAACACCGAAGTAGCAGGGCCGCAGAATGCGCCAGCGTTTGGAGTTGCCAATATTGGTGGGCTAAACATAGAAACCAGTGGAACCACGATTGTCCCCTTTACAACAGAATCTTACGACATTGGGAATAACTTCAATTTAGCCGCAGCTGGAGTAGACCCTAACACATTTATAGCCCCTTTTGATGGTATTTATCATTTTGACGCGTACGTATCGTTGAATATTT encodes:
- a CDS encoding histidine phosphatase family protein, which encodes MRQGINQKLWLLSSLVLTVCIVACKKEDTVLPLQAFGFDGKTALVLPSGSLRIKFNQRVTWKTTAGTATQTVQDSLVYTAPSLVGAQRITVKSEDNANDSLVIKVIVTPRADVLRPLQKGGYVLVFRHAAADVGSDQTNSTVANWWKSCDSKLARQLNELGKKEAEATGKALKNLEIPVSRVFSSEFCRCFTTADLMGLGVPTQQTKELTYYVYDEAKRYENMIKLVDSQSIDANNAVLVGHTGFTGILPSPAPLADLNWGDAAVFQLVSGQPARFIAKIKVAEWTELAP
- a CDS encoding MFS transporter, encoding MKYRYRALAFLFALSIITFLDRVCMNVVSKYVKADLGLNNEEFGWILGAFSLAYALFEIPTGAMGDSIGPRRVLTRVVLWWSGFTALTGTAFSFIYLLVVRFLFGVGEAGAYPNATIAISRWFPAVEIGRAQSVIWAAGRIGGALTPLLVIPLVHAVGWRWSFVVLGVVGAVWALAWYAWFRDEPAEKEGISAEEVEEIETGRNIKRADHAIPWKTIILNPDIWALMLMCHLFFYGAYFFTNWSSTYFQEGRGMTEDQSKNFISLSYFLGAIGCVAGGLMSDFLTKKYGLKIGRRAVAITGLGLSSIFFLAAGLTPDNQLAGYLLAICVLTKDLALPVSFAVCVDIGKRNAGTVAGSMNFAGQMGGFFITIIFGSVVESTKNFNIPLYLISGCLFVAALLWFKIDPTKTVDLKKA
- a CDS encoding amidohydrolase family protein, translating into MKKILLLTHILANCVLLCFAQKRPVDVLIKSGNLIEVQTGKLLTKKIIVVKGKEIVGVFDEAQAKNFQAKKVIDATGKFIIPGLWDMHVHFGGGDTLIQENKNLLPLYVAHGITAVRDAAADLSPSVLQWRKEIADGTLFGPTLFTSGPKLEGYKSTWIGDIEVSSKEEVNKSLDSLQKMKVNFIKITDNAIKPEIYLYILAEAKKRGIKTSGHVPFALTMDEVSAAGLGSVEHMSYVLKAGSTRDKEISEKVMAGKLAYRVALPMALQSFDENTAMEVYRRMAKNGTAVVPTLSISQSTAFLDQDNHQNDAYLQYIGKGLKKTYEWRVTRAAQDSPDAITERHEIYFKTTSLLPLLLKAGVTIIAGTDAGFLNSYVYPGLGLHKELEHYVKAGLTPLQALQSAIIPGPTFLNKPEYGNIAAGKSADIVLLNQNPLEKIEATQAINTVILRGEVYDRNALDAILDEVKKRAK
- a CDS encoding cytochrome ubiquinol oxidase subunit I; this translates as MNTEILSRIQFAFTIAFHYIYPPLSIGLGVVLVIMEGMYLRTGKQIYEQMTRFWIKIFALIFGIGVATGIVMEFEFGTNWAVYSRYVGDIFGSALAAEGIFAFALESGFLGILLFGWNRVSPRVHFFSTIMVALGSMFSAIWIVVANSWQQTPAGYRIEGEGMKARAVITDFWEMVFNPSSVDRLSHVIIGSFLAGSFLVLSVNAYYILRKRHLEIAKAGFKIALTVATVASLMQLFTGHRSADGVAKHQPAKLAAFEGHYDSSAVADMYLMGWTNADKREITGLKIPGGLSFLLHQDFTTPVKGLDAFPKEDRPSSRAVNVVFQTYHLMVAIGMALIGLSVLAVFLWWKGKLFEQKWLLQIFAWSVLLPQIANQVGWYSAEIGRQPWVVYGLLRTSDALSQSLKTEQVLFSLIMFTLVYTLLFVLFLYLLNKKIKHGPVDTHSEAIPDSSKRDNPILN
- the cydB gene encoding cytochrome d ubiquinol oxidase subunit II, coding for METILGLDLPTWWFLVIGAVFSGYAILDGFDLGAGALHLFFKKEESRRIALNAIGPVWDGNEVWLVIGGGALFAGFPVVYATILSALYELFMVFLVMLIFRAISIEFRSKEPMHWWRRLWDVSYSISSILLALALGLVLGNVIQGIAIDQNYAYQGTLLDLFNPYALLVAVTTLALFMMHGAIYLVMKTENRLYAKLTILVKNTTIFFVLMFAITSLATLLYIPHMITRYKEVPYMFAFPVLAILAVANITRQIAYRKYFFAFLSSAFVTAMLIILVAVGLFPNIILSTIDPDLHITVYNGSSTEKSLKIMLTFAAIGVPLVGVYTSFVFWTFRGKVKLDETSY
- a CDS encoding GNAT family N-acetyltransferase, with the protein product MRQVIENQKAMELLPIKKTKEENQDFSDHPDCGETIEFTIDFFNRIGYTPPWIGYYAQQDGKLVGSCAFKGAPKNGKVEIAYGTFLSYQKQGFASEMCRQLVLISLQTNPSVIVTARTLPEENFSTKVLRKNGFRCLGTVWDEEDGEVWEWEYQVV
- a CDS encoding C1q-like domain-containing protein — its product is MKATTILTVCLLLFIGSVFAQSITIDPAALDLPRVTSLPSCSASTKGRMVYNTTDNKMYYCNGTAWINTEVAGPQNAPAFGVANIGGLNIETSGTTIVPFTTESYDIGNNFNLAAAGVDPNTFIAPFDGIYHFDAYVSLNISGATIISSNFAIIQLLVNNAVATQASYIPVANSNFILQISRDLKLVAGDKVKVAVFEDIAGAQYLKMGALMCTFSGHLVTKY